A segment of the Camelus bactrianus isolate YW-2024 breed Bactrian camel chromosome 22, ASM4877302v1, whole genome shotgun sequence genome:
GAATTATAGAGGGGCGAGGGCTTGAGTCCCGTATTTTTCATCTTGCCATTACATAGCCTTAGGGGAAGCAAGAGCATCTCAGTAGATGGGAGGGATGATTTCCGGGGAACCCATGCACTGGCCCTGAGAAAATCTTGTCCAAACATCTGGGAAGACTCCTACTTGTTTTCCTGGAACTCTACAATTTCTCGCCCCTCCCCAGCTTTCCCTCCCGCCGTTCCCTCGGCCTCGGATACCCTTCCTCATCTGACAAACTCATCCTCAGTGCCTAGCTCCAAGGTCCCCTTCGCAAAGAAGCCTTCCTGGAACACGCAGAAcagccctctctcccttctcgACTACTCTGGCCCACGTCTGCTCCTGCAGAGTTGAGTGTCCGGGCTGTCTCTGGCTCCCCGAAAGCCGGAAAGGGGAATCTGAGAGATTACTTTCAGGTTAACCCAGGACAGCGCTGGCTCGCAGAATAAAGCGCTGATGGAGGAATTCCAGGCGCTGGATGGGCGGGATCTCCGGGGGCGCTTTCGCACGGAAAATTCTCTGGTTCTTGAacagggcgggcgggcggcgggccTATACTTTGGGAAGAATCGAACATTCTTTTAATCAACTCTGCGCCTCACCCTGCTCGGTTTtgtgtattgttttgttttgttttgtttgttcttcatttgtaaaagagGGATGAAAGATGACATTCGCATTCTCCGAGTTGTTCCATCTGTTAAAATTATACATCAAGCGCCTACTGTGAGAGCAACGAGAATCAGTCTGGGTCCCTACCCTTGCTGGGCCCAGTCTAACAGAGAAGTTTACTCAGGATGGTCAGGGAGTCCGGGTGACAGGCAAAATACAGGACGCccatttaaatgtgaatttcagataaacaatgagcAACGTTTTAGTATAGCTATGTCCCGTGTAATATTTGAGACATACTAAAAATATATTCGTTTATCTAAAATTCACACTCAACTAGGAggactgtatttttatttgctaaacttGGTAGTTCTATCGGGTCCTCTCTGAGGACGTTACATCCTGAAGGATGCAGGGGTTAACTAGACACAGACGGTGTAAAAACTGTCCTAGGCAGCTGAGCAGCATGTGCTAAGGCCCTAAGGCAGGACCTGATATAGTTATTCTCATCCCTGCTGTGGTGGTTGAAGTTATTGTTACCAGGAATCTCCTGCGCCCAGGCCTTCCCGGTCCCACGCCCATCTCAGATTCCAAACAGTTGGGGAAACCGTCTCCAAGGCGGAGAATCCAGGCCCAGGGCGGGCGGGGACGAGACCCAGAATACAGCAAGGGCGGGGACCAGGAGGAGAATGCACGTTCGGTGCGGGCGGGGACGAACACCAGATTGCGAGGTGGGCGGGCGAGAACGAAACCCAGAAAACAACACAGGCGGAGTCGAGAACGAGAGAACGACGTGCGCGGGGCCGAGAAGGAGAATCGAGGTTCGGCGCGGGCGGGGACGAGAAGCAGCGCTCGGGCACGCGAGGACGGCGGCTGGCGCGGGCGGGCGCGGCCTTTGTCTCCTCCTCTGGCGCGCTCCGCCGCTGTACCGGCCCCATGAGCCCGTGGCCCCCAGGAGCCTGGGCCGCCCGCAGCCCCTGACCTGACCTGCCCTCGCCATGACCGAAGCCGCCTCTGGCCCCGGGGGAACGTCCCTGGAGGGCGAGCGTGGCAAGAGGCCCCCGCCGGAGGGCGAGCCTGCAGCCCCGGCGTCTGGAGTTCTGGGTATGTGTGCGGCATCTGAATCTGACAGGGTTGCAGGTGCATGGGGTGTTCGCGGCGGCTGTACAGGGAAGGGGATTGAAGTCAGCAGTCCCGGGCCTGGAGTCCAGTCGAAGGGCCCGCTCCTTGGCACTGCGGCTGCAGCCGGGCGGGCGCGGCCGGGACGGTGCAGCGGGTGGTGGGTCCCAGCGCAGAGACCCGGACACGCCCCTCCTAGAGCCCCGGCCAGGGACTGAACCCAGTCACCCCTTGGGCTACCGGATCGAGGCCGGGCAGTGATGCACTTGAGAGAGCCTCTCCGCAGAGGATAaagaatcatacagtattggGTTCGAATCCTGctcaactgtgtgaccttgggcgcgTGACTTAaatgctctgggcctcagttgcctcacctgtgaaatgggggtaaGAACCGCACCCAACTATGAGGACGAGCTGACATAATGTGGTGAGGTGCACAGAGCTGCTAGTGAGCGTCCTATCGATTGTGGTTTTGGAGGCGGAGCTGGGCCTCAAGAATGAGTAAGATTTGTAAGGGAGGACCTGGGGGAAGGGCATTCCTAGAGAAGGGACTGGCTGGTGCAAGGACGTGAAGGGAAGGAAACAAGCCAAACCCAGAGCTCACAGGGACTTAAATGCCAGAATGAGTGCCGAGGAACCCTGGCGATTGTGAGATCAGGTGTGAGGGCTGGAGGGACCAAGACTGAAGACCAGGGTCCTGATCCGGGAATGGCCTGACCCCAGCCTGCCCTGCCTGCTTCCCAGATAAGCTTTTTGGGAAGCGGCTCCTGCAGGTGGGTCGGTATCTGGTGTCCCACAAGGCATGGATGAAGACGGTGCCCACAGAGAATTGCGACGTATTGATGACCTTCCCAGGTACCTGTGCCACCCGCCCAGGACCCAGACTGAGCTCCCCTAAGCAGGGCTCCCCTGAGTCTGTAGGAGGCCTGGGACCATTAATGGCAAGAGCCATCGGTCCCTGTGCCCCTTGGCAGACACGACCGATGATCACACTCTGCTATGGCTGCTGAACCACATCCGCGTGGGCATCCCCGAGCTCATCGTGCAAGTCCGCCACCACCGCCACACGCGTGCCTACGCCTTCTTCGTCACCGCCACGTATGAGAGGCGAGTCCCTGTCCCTGGCCTCTCGCTGACCCTGCTCCTCAGCTCCCCGCCCTTCCAAGCGCCAACTGCGAGGTCCAGCCACCCTGCATTTGTCCCAGGCGGCCACCAGGTACACCATCCCTAGTTCCAGGATGGTGAGCCAGGGTCTCCCCGTGatcccacctcccctgcccttcCCGCAGCCTACTCAGAGGGGCCGACGAGCTGGGTCTGCGCAAAGCAGTGAAGGCTGAGTTTGGCGGGGGCACCCGCGGATTCTCCTGCGAGGAGGACTTCATCTACGAGAATGTGGAGAGTGAGCTGCGCTTCTTCACCTCCCAGGTGCGGCCGACTCTGGCCCCCAGCGCACATTCCTAGCCCGTGGGCAGCTGCTCCCTGTGCTCACGCCCTATCCCCTGCAGGAGCGCCAGAGCATCATCCGCTTCTGGCTGCAGAACCTACGTGCCAAGCAGGGCGAGGCACTGCACAACGTGCGCTTTCTGGAAGACCAGCCAATCAGTGAGTGAGGCGGGGCCAACCTTCCAATCATATGTGGGGTGTCGGCTGGGATCCTAAGAGGAGGTATCAAAGTAGGAAGGGCTGGAAGGCGGGGCCTATATGCAACCAATCAAGGGCTACTGAAGAGTTGGGGGGGGGCACCTGGAGATAGATCAATGAACTGATGGGATGTGGCCTCAGCAAAGGGGTGGGGCTTGTCCCCTCAGAAGCAGGTCCCAGAGAAATTCTTTTTTGGGTCTGGGATAAGGTAGGGGCAGGACCATGGACAGCACTAGGTGTATTGTGCGGTGCtgccgagcctcagtttcccctccagGAAACCAGCCACTGCAAGCTCACTTTCTAAAGCCAGCTTTGCACCATTCCTCAGACATTTTGAgcaaatatctatttaaaaacaTGGTTCCCCACTAGGGCCCCACTCTTCCAGGTTTCCTGCACACTTACCCCCAGCCCCTGCACCTCCCAAATTTCCAAGGAGAACCAAATATTCCTTCCATTCAGAACTCCCCTGGGAAGAGGCTCTACAAGTTTAAGAGCAGACAAAAAGCTGTGACTTGGGTTTCAGCCAAGGAGGGGCTGGCCAAACCCAGCACAGGCAGAAGGGTGGGGTCACCCATTCTTGTCCCCCAACAGTCCCTGAACTGGCGGCCCGAGGGATCATCCAACAGGTGTTTCCAGTCCACGAGCAGCGCATCCTGAACCGCCTCATGAAGTCATGGGTGCAGGCTGTGTGTGAAAACCAGCCTCTAGGTGTGGCCCAGGCTGGGGGATGGGTGAGGGgtcccaggaggcaggcagggctaACTGGGACCCCTCTATCCCTGGCAGATGAGATCTGCGACTACTTTGGAGTCAAGATTGCCATGTACTTCGCCTGGCTGGGTTTCTACACATCAGCAATGGTGTACCCAGCTGTCTTTGGCTCTGTCCTGTACACATTCACGGAGGCTGATCAGGTGCCGTGTGTGGACTGGACAGGGATTGGGGCACCCAAGATACTCCCCTACTTGTGCCAGACATTTCAGCCCTCTTCTGCTACCCTCAGACAAGCCGGGATGTATCCTGTGTGGTCTTTGCCCTCTTCAACGTGGTCTGGTCAACGCTGTTCCTGGAGGAGTGGAAACGGAGGGGGGCGGAGCTGGCCTATAAGTGGGGAACGTTGGACTCACCTGGGGAAGCCGTGGAGGAGCCACGACCCCAGTTCAGGGTCAGTTGGGGGAGGGTCTGAGAACGTCCAAAATTGGGTGAAGGGGAGAAAGCACACTGGTCGGGGGGTGGGGGTCCCTACGGGAACAAAGGGACGTATGAAATAGGGCTGCAGCATCCAAGAGGGTATGCCAAGTGGGGACTCCACATGCTcagagggagaggggtgggaaatTGGGTTTGAGGGACTGGGAAGGGTGCACTAGGTGGGGAGAGACAGGGACGCTGAGTTCGAAGGACTGGGAAGGGTATGAGGCAGAGGCAGCCCCTCTGATCTCATGTTAGGCCTGGGCTCCACCCTCTGGCAGGGCGTGCGACGCATCAGCCCCGTGACTCGGGCTGAAGAATTCTACTACCCTCCCTGGAAGCGGCTGCTCTTCCAGCTGCTCGTGAGTCTCCCCCTGTGCCTCACCTGCCTGGCCTGCGTGTTCCTGCTCATGCTCGGCTGCTTCCAGCTGCAGGTGACCTCTGGCCCCTAGCCCTGGCCTTGGCCCACCCTGGCGACCACCTATCCAGGTGTACTCCAAGCCCAGCCCAGCTGCTGGGGTGATCCATGAACCCCATATCCCTGCAGGAGCTGGTGCTGAGCGTGAAGGGACTGCCCCGTCTCGCCCGCTTCCTGCCAAAAGTCATGCTAGCCCTGCTGGTCAGTGCAAGCGCAGAGGGCTACAAGAAGCTGGCTGTCTGGCTCAATGACATGGGTACGtcccactgcccaccccccagGAGGAAGGGCCCCACTGCCCTATGGGGTCCCAGGTGCCCAAGGCAGTCTGGGCCACCCCCTCACTCACCTCCTTGGCCCCTAGAGAATTACCGGCTGGAGAGCGCCTACGAGAAGCACCTCATTATCAAGGTTGTCCTGGTGAGTGGTGGTCAGCAGGCAGGCGGGGGCTCTGCAGGAGGCGTGTGGGGGCTTCTAGGGTCACGGCCTCAGAGTGACCACCCACCTGCCTGCTTTCAACAGTTCCAATTCGTCAACTCATACCTGAGCCTCTTCTATATTGGCTTCTACCTCAAAGACATGGAGCGCCTGAAAGAGGTGAGACCCTGGCTGGAGGCAGCGCCCTCTGTGGCACCCTAGTGGGCCAGACCTGGCCCAAGGGGTCCACGggctctccagcccctcccctcctcctccatccttttctcctctctgtccatCCGTCTGTGTGTCCTCTCTGCCTGTTGCTCCCTCCATCTGTCCGTCCACctgtccatccatccctccacAGCTCCTGATCGTCCTGTCCCTGTCCCAGAGCCTCGAGCGGCAGCTTTGGGCGGTGCTGGTCCCGCTCGTGGCCCTGCGGTTCCGCctgttcctcctctccctccagggTCTCCTGCTCGTGGCCCGGGCCAAAGTACGGGCAGATGGCGAGCCCTCGGGGCCTCGCCAGGGTGGGCAGTGTGGCTGTGCTGGAGGCCTCACGCCGAGCTGAGGGTGCATGCTCTGAGGGGACGGGGCTCAGCTGATGAGGTGCAAGTGGCGGGGGCCCCTCCAGGCCCCGGGGACCAGCTAAGCTCCCAGGTGGTGATGCAAGCATGGAGGCCTGAGGCTTCCTAGGAGTTTGGCTAGGAGCGCTGTGGCCTGCTGGGCTGTGGTTTGGGGTTGCCTCCCTGTCCAGGGTCATCCAAATTGGGTTCAGGGCGTGTGTGCAAGCGTATGCTCCAGGAGGGTGGCCTGTCTCCGCACAGCCTGTCCAAGTGCCTGGGGCACCGCCTGCCCCCCACGTGGCCTTTCTCCAtccccttcctgcccccagaTGCTGGCCACCCTGCTGATCACCCGCCAGTTCCTCCAGAATGTTCGGGAGGTGCTGCAGCCCCATCTGTACCGGCGACTGGGCCGTGGCGAGCTTGGCCTGCGGGCCGCTTGGGAGCTGGCCCGTGCCCTACTTGGCCTGCTGAGCCTCCGGCGCCCTGCACTCCACCACCTCGAACCCCAGGCTGAAGagggtggtggtggcagcagcagtggTGGGGGGCGCAGGTGTCTCAGCGGGGGCTGTGGGGctcctgaggaggaggaggaagccacAATGGAGCGGCGGCCCGCGGGGGAAGGTGGGGAAATAGGGGATGGGCCTCGGGGgggcaaggaggaggaggaggaggacgaggatgaggatgaggaagaggaggatgaggatgaggacGAAGGTGAAGAAGACGGCCTCCTGGACTGCGGGCTCCGACTGAAGAAGGTCAGCTTTGCTGAGCGAGGGTCTGGGCGGCGTCGACCTGGCCCAAGCCCAGAGGccctcctggaggaggggagcccTACCATGGTGGAGAAGGGGCTGGAACCAAGTGTGTTCACACTGGCTGAGGAAGATGATGAGGCCGAAGGGGCTCCCAGCAGCCCTGAGCGGGAACCCCCGGCTGTTCTGCTTCGCCGGGCCGGAGGCGAGGGCCGAGATCAGGGGCCTGATGGGGGCCCGGACCCAGAGCCAGGTTCGGGTGACTCAGCTCGGAGGCAGCGTCGGCAGAACAGGTCATCTTGGATCGACCCACCAGAGGAGGAACACTCACCTCAGCTCACCCAGGCCGAGCTGGAGAGCTGTATGAAGAAATATGAGGTGTGGAGGGCACCTGAGGGTGGAAGCAGGGCCCTCAGAGGGGCGCAGCACACAgtctgagggtgggggtggggttggggtgacGGGAAGGAGTCAGGGGACCCTTGTTGTGGTCAGCAACCTGCCAAAGGGGGAGCTCTGGGTCCATGCAGGATAATGTGAGGGAAGTGGGCTTGATAAGAGGAAGAAGGTCTGAGGGAAGACGTGGCCTGGTCGGAGGGAGAGCCCTAGGCCACGCCCAGGTGCCCGTCCACAGGACACGTTCCAGGACTACCAGGAGATGTTTGTGCAGTTTGGCTACGTCGTGCTCTTCTCGTCTGCCTTCCCGCTGGCCGCCCTCTGCGCTCTGGTCAACAACCTCATCGAGATCCGCAGCGACGCCCTCAAGCTGTGCACGGGGCTGCAGCGGCCCTTTGGGCAGCGGGTGGAGAGCATTGGCCAGTGGCAGGTGGGAAGTTGGGCCGAGGGCTTGGAGCGGGGGTCCACTGAGGAGGAGAATGGGCTGGGGAGGGTGGCTGGACCCCACCTGAGCCCCAGTGTTCCTCCTGCAGAAGGTGATGGAGGTCATGGGTGTCCTAGCAATCGTGGTCAACTGCTATCTCATTGGCCAGTGTGGGCAGCTGCAGCGCCTCTTCCCCTGGCTCAGCCCCGAGGCGGCCATCGTGTCTGTGGTGGTGCTTGAGGTGGGCCTGGCGGCCGGGCGGGGGAGCCAGGTGGTGGGTAGGCATCCCCGCGCCTGCAGCCTCCTTCTCTGTCACCTCAGCACTTCGCTCTGCTCCTCAAGTACCTCATCCACGTGGCCATCCCCGACATCCCAGGCTGGGTGGCTGAGGAGATGGCCAAGCTGGAGTACCAGCGCCGGGAGGCATTTAAGGTACAGGGGCTGGGAAAtgctttccttctctgctaagtgGGGCTTCTCCACCCCACCTGGCTGGCAGCCAAGTCCTTAGCAGGAGGGCAGATGAGCAGAGCTCAGTGTAGTAATTGGCATTCCAAAGGGGCCCGGTCCCTTTCGGAATCCTGGTGGTATCCAGTCCAGCACCAGACTGGTGCTCATGAACTGTCATCTGCCAGCTCACCCAGCATTGCCCTGTTTGGGGCCAGGGACACAGCTGATGCTTCCTAGAAGCCCAGCCTCTGCCGCATTCCTCAGAAAGCTGCAGGGCGGGCCAAGGAGCTCGTTGGCACTGACCAGCGGAGCTATCCACGATGATGGAAGTGTTCTAGGTCTGCCCTGCCCATGTAGCCCCTCATTACAGATGGCCAATGAGTGCTTGAAATGGGGCTGGTGCaactgagaaacagaatttttttcttttcttgtcttgtcttgtcttgtcttgtcttgtcttgtctttgAATGATTTTAATTGACATTGACAAAGGCACGTGCAGCCATTGGACTGGCCAGTGTGGACCCTGTTCTGACCCAGTCACAGCTCTGTCTCACCAGTTCTCCAGAAAGCAGGGAATCGTTGAAGCCCAATATTTGTTTATACTCTCCCAATTcctaaaacagtgtctggcatgtgaCCAGGGACAGAGTTGGTGGCCAGTAAATGTTCATTCTCTTCTTGATTCTCAGAAAGTACTGGCATGGGTCCAGGGATGCAGTTGGTGCCCAATAAGTGTTTAGATCTCTCAGCACTTCTACAGAGCCCCAGGGTGGGTCTAGGGATGCAGCAATCACCCAGTGAGTGTTTGGATTTCTCCCCACTTTGGTAGAGAGCACTGGcatgggcctgggcctgggtggGCACCCACTCACATACCCCCTCTTCCCAGTCTCCATAATGGCTCTGTTCTGCCCACAGAGACATGAGCGCCAGGCCCAGCACCGCtatcagcagcagcagcggcggaggcgggaggaggaggagcgccAGCGCCACGCGGAGCATCATGCCCGGAGGGAGCGCGACACCAGTGGACGGGAGGAGGCTCGGGCTGAGGGCTCCGGGCAGGACCCAGCTGCCCCTGAGAAGGCCTCAGCCAAGGCCAAGGGCAGTGGGGCAGGCAGTCATGGGCCAGAGCGGCCCAAGCGCCCAGGGTCCCTGCTGGCACCTAACAACGTCATGAAGCTGAAGCAGATCATCCCACTGCAGAGCAAGTTCCTGTCATCCGGGGCCGCGTCCTCACTGGCTAGCGTGGGGGCTGGCCTCACCGCCCGGCCGCCCCCTGCCCAGTCGCCCACGGGTAGCGACACCCGCCTGCCAGCTTTCCTCAGCTTCAAATTCCTCAAGTCACCTGAGACCCGGCGGGACCCTGAGCGTAGCCACTCGCCACCCAAGGCCTTCCACGCCGGCAAGCTCTTCCCCTTCGGCGGGGCCCGGGCTGAGGCCGGGTCCAACGGGGCGGGCGGGCAGGCCCGGCAGGACGGGACCCCCGGCGGTGGCAGTGGCCGGGCCCAGCGGAGTGGGCCGGCGGACGAGGCTACAGCTGAGGAGCCGGACACACCCCGGCCCGAAGAGGAAGGCTCAGGTCACAAGCTTTAACTCGGGGGTGGGGATTCCAGGCCAGGctttgggggtaggggtggggtgtccaggcctggggagaggggctaaagggaagagaggaggccCAGTCTCCAGTACCAGTTGAGGACCTGGGTATGTGGCACCTGGAGTGTCTCGGTCAAAGCCTACTCTCTTTCCGGGACCCCTGAGAGCCTGGAGCCCTGTGCCTGACCCTCCTCATCTCCAGGGAGGGATGCCAAAGTCCCCTGTCCCAGTGTCCGTCCCAGGGCGCCTGCCTGCCATGCTCTGGTGCCAGGAGAGATGAGGGAGACCCCTTCACCATCtggccctgcctctcctgcccccaTGAGATCCCACAGCCAGCTCATTCTGGGGGGACTGGACCCCCCAGGCCTCTATGCAAGTCCCCAACCTGCAGCCCAGCTGTTGGAGGAGGCCTTCCTTGAAGGTGGGGCTAGGGCTGCTCACCCAGGGAGTTCAGGGCACTCAGCCACAGGCTGCACCCATATGTGTGCTGAGCAGAGCCACAGGCCTTGCTGCCACCCCTCCCACCTCATCCCAGCCTGGGGTCCAGCAGCCCATCCCAGGGAGCCCAAGAGGTGGCAGCTGTAGCACCAGGGACATAGGTCTGAAGTCAGAGGGACTTCCTCAGACTCCTCTCTCCGTGAGGGGGAGGCGACCAGTGCCCAGAGGCGGGGAATGCACCCGAAGAAGCCTATCCCTTGTCTGATCAGAAGCAATAAGGCCCTCGATGTGCCTGAAAGCCCGGGAGGGAGCGCGGGCAGGGTCCCCAGCGGCGGGGGCGGCAACTCCCCGGAACGGCCCCTCTCGCCTCCGCAGGGACAGCGCTGGCCCCCATGGGCGCCCCCGCCCTCCGCACCCGCCGCAGCCGGAGCCCTGCGCCGCCGCCACAGCCGCCGCCAACACCGCTGCCCCGGCCCCCGACGCCACCCGCCGGCTGCTGGCAGTGGGACGGGCCGTGGGGCTGCGGGGGCGAGGGCACCGCCCCCCGCCAGGCTCCGGCCACCGCCGAGTGCCCGCCCTGCGCCCTCGCCGggcccccgcccgccccccagcccctgccggGGGACGCCAGCTTCTACAGCCTcccaccgccgccgcctcccTCCTCCGAGCCCTCAGAGCCCCCGGCGCCTtcgcccagccccagccccagccccagcccccaggccgtGTGCTGGCCCAGCGGCTGGCATTAGCTCCACCCACCCTGCCTTCCTGTTTTCATATGCAATATCAACCACGGACCCGGGCGGCGGCTGCCTTCCAGAAAACGCTTCCACCCAGCCAGATGTACCCCAGTATTGGCTGTCCCCTCCTGGGACAGCCCCTCCAGGGGCCCCTCTATCTGCCGTTTCCCTTTCTACCAGGATGggggaaatgaaaggaaatcccaaaaacacaacagaaaacacacagaataggcgattatttatttgtttttaatttattttgtcatatttttgtaAAACGGCAGAAATGCAATAAAAAGTATATTTCGACAGTGCCCAAGGATGTAGCAGTGGAAAGGGGACTCAAGGGCCTAATGACTTGAGGTTGGTGCCAGCTCTCTGGGGGCCTGGCAGGCCCAGGGTGGGTTCCCCTCCTGTCTGTCCTGTGACCCTTGAGGAGCTCCTCCTAAGAACTAGGTCTCCAGGCCATGGATGGAAAACTCCAGACTGTGCTGCCTCTGAAACGGCCCAGATTTGAGGGCCAATTCCAGGCCCAGGGGCCCCTGGGAGGAGCTATAGAGCCTCAGGCCCTGTCTTCAACCTccgagagaaaggaagaaatcttAAAGTGTTGACAGGACTCAGCAGTTTGGGCCTCAGTCCTGCAGGGCTGCACTTTCTGGCACATCTACTTCCCAGGTCGCCATCTTAAGAGTCAGGGGTGGTATGGAAAAGCTGGGGTGTGGAAATCAGAAGGCACCTGGTGCCTGAGTCATGGTGTTGAGGGGATGTCATGTTTGGTGGTGGCACTGGGGAACTGCTGGATGCCCCACTGTGGGACAGCTGTCAGACCCAAGTCACTGGGACTCTTCACTGTGTGATCAGGGATAGATGTGGCCTCTTCCGCTCTTAGGCATATCCACATCCAAAGGCTAGAGCCTGatgggccccaccccagggcgGGGAGCCTGGGGGGAGCCAGTGTGAGGAAGGGGCACTTTGAGGGGGTGCTGTGAAAGAAGTCAGGGTT
Coding sequences within it:
- the ANO8 gene encoding anoctamin-8 isoform X2, translating into MTEAASGPGGTSLEGERGKRPPPEGEPAAPASGVLDKLFGKRLLQVGRYLVSHKAWMKTVPTENCDVLMTFPDTTDDHTLLWLLNHIRVGIPELIVQVRHHRHTRAYAFFVTATYESLLRGADELGLRKAVKAEFGGGTRGFSCEEDFIYENVESELRFFTSQERQSIIRFWLQNLRAKQGEALHNVRFLEDQPIIPELAARGIIQQVFPVHEQRILNRLMKSWVQAVCENQPLDEICDYFGVKIAMYFAWLGFYTSAMVYPAVFGSVLYTFTEADQTSRDVSCVVFALFNVVWSTLFLEEWKRRGAELAYKWGTLDSPGEAVEEPRPQFRGVRRISPVTRAEEFYYPPWKRLLFQLLVSLPLCLTCLACVFLLMLGCFQLQELVLSVKGLPRLARFLPKVMLALLVSASAEGYKKLAVWLNDMENYRLESAYEKHLIIKVVLFQFVNSYLSLFYIGFYLKDMERLKEMLATLLITRQFLQNVREVLQPHLYRRLGRGELGLRAAWELARALLGLLSLRRPALHHLEPQAEEGGGGSSSGGGRRCLSGGCGAPEEEEEATMERRPAGEGGEIGDGPRGGKEEEEEDEDEDEEEEDEDEDEGEEDGLLDCGLRLKKVSFAERGSGRRRPGPSPEALLEEGSPTMVEKGLEPSVFTLAEEDDEAEGAPSSPEREPPAVLLRRAGGEGRDQGPDGGPDPEPGSGDSARRQRRQNRSSWIDPPEEEHSPQLTQAELESCMKKYEDTFQDYQEMFVQFGYVVLFSSAFPLAALCALVNNLIEIRSDALKLCTGLQRPFGQRVESIGQWQKVMEVMGVLAIVVNCYLIGQCGQLQRLFPWLSPEAAIVSVVVLEHFALLLKYLIHVAIPDIPGWVAEEMAKLEYQRREAFKRHERQAQHRYQQQQRRRREEEERQRHAEHHARRERDTSGREEARAEGSGQDPAAPEKASAKAKGSGAGSHGPERPKRPGSLLAPNNVMKLKQIIPLQSKFLSSGAASSLASVGAGLTARPPPAQSPTGSDTRLPAFLSFKFLKSPETRRDPERSHSPPKAFHAGKLFPFGGARAEAGSNGAGGQARQDGTPGGGSGRAQRSGPADEATAEEPDTPRPEEEGSGTALAPMGAPALRTRRSRSPAPPPQPPPTPLPRPPTPPAGCWQWDGPWGCGGEGTAPRQAPATAECPPCALAGPPPAPQPLPGDASFYSLPPPPPPSSEPSEPPAPSPSPSPSPSPQAVCWPSGWH
- the ANO8 gene encoding anoctamin-8 isoform X1; protein product: MTEAASGPGGTSLEGERGKRPPPEGEPAAPASGVLDKLFGKRLLQVGRYLVSHKAWMKTVPTENCDVLMTFPDTTDDHTLLWLLNHIRVGIPELIVQVRHHRHTRAYAFFVTATYESLLRGADELGLRKAVKAEFGGGTRGFSCEEDFIYENVESELRFFTSQERQSIIRFWLQNLRAKQGEALHNVRFLEDQPIIPELAARGIIQQVFPVHEQRILNRLMKSWVQAVCENQPLDEICDYFGVKIAMYFAWLGFYTSAMVYPAVFGSVLYTFTEADQTSRDVSCVVFALFNVVWSTLFLEEWKRRGAELAYKWGTLDSPGEAVEEPRPQFRGVRRISPVTRAEEFYYPPWKRLLFQLLVSLPLCLTCLACVFLLMLGCFQLQELVLSVKGLPRLARFLPKVMLALLVSASAEGYKKLAVWLNDMENYRLESAYEKHLIIKVVLFQFVNSYLSLFYIGFYLKDMERLKELLIVLSLSQSLERQLWAVLVPLVALRFRLFLLSLQGLLLVARAKMLATLLITRQFLQNVREVLQPHLYRRLGRGELGLRAAWELARALLGLLSLRRPALHHLEPQAEEGGGGSSSGGGRRCLSGGCGAPEEEEEATMERRPAGEGGEIGDGPRGGKEEEEEDEDEDEEEEDEDEDEGEEDGLLDCGLRLKKVSFAERGSGRRRPGPSPEALLEEGSPTMVEKGLEPSVFTLAEEDDEAEGAPSSPEREPPAVLLRRAGGEGRDQGPDGGPDPEPGSGDSARRQRRQNRSSWIDPPEEEHSPQLTQAELESCMKKYEDTFQDYQEMFVQFGYVVLFSSAFPLAALCALVNNLIEIRSDALKLCTGLQRPFGQRVESIGQWQKVMEVMGVLAIVVNCYLIGQCGQLQRLFPWLSPEAAIVSVVVLEHFALLLKYLIHVAIPDIPGWVAEEMAKLEYQRREAFKRHERQAQHRYQQQQRRRREEEERQRHAEHHARRERDTSGREEARAEGSGQDPAAPEKASAKAKGSGAGSHGPERPKRPGSLLAPNNVMKLKQIIPLQSKFLSSGAASSLASVGAGLTARPPPAQSPTGSDTRLPAFLSFKFLKSPETRRDPERSHSPPKAFHAGKLFPFGGARAEAGSNGAGGQARQDGTPGGGSGRAQRSGPADEATAEEPDTPRPEEEGSGTALAPMGAPALRTRRSRSPAPPPQPPPTPLPRPPTPPAGCWQWDGPWGCGGEGTAPRQAPATAECPPCALAGPPPAPQPLPGDASFYSLPPPPPPSSEPSEPPAPSPSPSPSPSPQAVCWPSGWH
- the ANO8 gene encoding anoctamin-8 isoform X3 — encoded protein: MDEDGAHRELRRIDDLPSLLRGADELGLRKAVKAEFGGGTRGFSCEEDFIYENVESELRFFTSQERQSIIRFWLQNLRAKQGEALHNVRFLEDQPIIPELAARGIIQQVFPVHEQRILNRLMKSWVQAVCENQPLDEICDYFGVKIAMYFAWLGFYTSAMVYPAVFGSVLYTFTEADQTSRDVSCVVFALFNVVWSTLFLEEWKRRGAELAYKWGTLDSPGEAVEEPRPQFRGVRRISPVTRAEEFYYPPWKRLLFQLLVSLPLCLTCLACVFLLMLGCFQLQELVLSVKGLPRLARFLPKVMLALLVSASAEGYKKLAVWLNDMENYRLESAYEKHLIIKVVLFQFVNSYLSLFYIGFYLKDMERLKELLIVLSLSQSLERQLWAVLVPLVALRFRLFLLSLQGLLLVARAKMLATLLITRQFLQNVREVLQPHLYRRLGRGELGLRAAWELARALLGLLSLRRPALHHLEPQAEEGGGGSSSGGGRRCLSGGCGAPEEEEEATMERRPAGEGGEIGDGPRGGKEEEEEDEDEDEEEEDEDEDEGEEDGLLDCGLRLKKVSFAERGSGRRRPGPSPEALLEEGSPTMVEKGLEPSVFTLAEEDDEAEGAPSSPEREPPAVLLRRAGGEGRDQGPDGGPDPEPGSGDSARRQRRQNRSSWIDPPEEEHSPQLTQAELESCMKKYEDTFQDYQEMFVQFGYVVLFSSAFPLAALCALVNNLIEIRSDALKLCTGLQRPFGQRVESIGQWQKVMEVMGVLAIVVNCYLIGQCGQLQRLFPWLSPEAAIVSVVVLEHFALLLKYLIHVAIPDIPGWVAEEMAKLEYQRREAFKRHERQAQHRYQQQQRRRREEEERQRHAEHHARRERDTSGREEARAEGSGQDPAAPEKASAKAKGSGAGSHGPERPKRPGSLLAPNNVMKLKQIIPLQSKFLSSGAASSLASVGAGLTARPPPAQSPTGSDTRLPAFLSFKFLKSPETRRDPERSHSPPKAFHAGKLFPFGGARAEAGSNGAGGQARQDGTPGGGSGRAQRSGPADEATAEEPDTPRPEEEGSGTALAPMGAPALRTRRSRSPAPPPQPPPTPLPRPPTPPAGCWQWDGPWGCGGEGTAPRQAPATAECPPCALAGPPPAPQPLPGDASFYSLPPPPPPSSEPSEPPAPSPSPSPSPSPQAVCWPSGWH